The window aaaacacaacaatgtaaaaagaAAGTGCATCTACATCAGTTAACTATCGTCATAAAAACAAAGGATCAGTTCCTCCAGCTTCCACCATCAGGCCAGTTTCACCAGTCTCTCACTGGCCTCCCACAGTTTCTTTGCCACACCGGCGTCTCTTGCAAAAGGCCGCAGAGTGGTTGGTCGGCAGTCAACGAAGTAACCTCCGCTGTGTTTGGCAACTTCATCTGAGACAGCGCAGTAGATGACAGTCTGAGCTCCGACCTCACACGACACAAAAAACATCCACATGACCACCTGCATTAGCATTCGGAACAGGATGGAGTAGTGACACGTCCAACCGCTCTGGACAAAACCTGGAACAACATATGTAAGAAAAgatatcaggaaaaaaaaaaaatatagaaatagtGTCAGAAATTCAAAAATACTTTATGTCAGGGGTGAgcaatatgaataaaatctaTCACAGTATCAGTTATTTTATATCATGATTTTGAGTATATtgtcatgtactgtaaatgtaaaaaaaaaaaatctggaaattccttttgtatataaaataatcagatcatttgtttttagcttatacctgataaaaaaaaaaaccctgtaaaTCCAGTGTTGCCATAACGCAGCATAAAGCAAATCTTTCAATAGTTGGcaaatttctgtgttttcatggGATATATTGTCATGTATCTCATTTATATCTATAAgctaaagaaaattaaaataacctaattaatacatcatttatttaaaaacaatttacaaattGCTCAATTATTGGCTGCAacttacattattttcattactgattgatctgctgattattttcccATTACTTGTTTTTTGGTCTATAAACTGTCATAAGATAATTGAAAATGATAATCACAATTTCCCCGAGTGAATAATTAtctcttcaaatgtcttgctttgtccctccaacagtccaaaaccccaatatattcaatttacaattatgAAATTATACAACTCAGCAGCAAATCGATTGGAACATTTGCTTGAAAATGACatgataatgatgaaaatagtgATTCATTTCTATCGatagactaatcaattagtcaactaATACTTTCAGCTCTTACAAGAAGGGGAAAACAAGTACAAAAAATGTCTCAATAGAAATTAGGGCCAACTAGAAATCTTAAGCCTCCCAGAATTTCTCAGCAGTAGAAACAGTTCAGGACTGAAGCAGTTGTCAATAATCTTCTGTGACTTTAGCATCAAATTTGGTGACATTAAATCAATTTTCCAGTAAGTTGGAATGTTGTATGAGCTTTTTAAACACAGAAGGTGGATGATGTGCACATCCAACCCCAGTCGGGTACAGAAATGGTTTCAGAACAAGCAGAAACAGGAGAAGTTGTCCACACATTAAAACTACAAACTCTGCCAGGCAAACAAGGACGTTTGTATTGTCTGGGCTGCCTCTCCCTTTCCTATGTAAGCTTTTAAACTCTTCAACTTCAGGACCAACTGTagaaagtgaaaatattctaaaattgataataacagaaaaatgattTAGATAAACACACAACCTAACATGCACATATGTCAgtcattctttttctctttcaattATGACTTTTAAACTCACTCTCTCATATTATTTCCCTCTATGAAAACCATAAATCCTCTCACCAGGGTGCACAGCGTAGGACGTCACTCCTTTCCCTTCAGTGATGCGGGCCAGTTCCTGACTGAAGTAGATGTTGGCCAGCTTGCTGCGGCAGTAGGTGAAGAAGGGCAGCAGGTTGTAGTTGAGGTCCTGGAAGTTCAGTTTCTGGTATTTGTAGCTGGAGCACGTGAGGGTGACCACCCGGCTGGGGGCACTTTCTTTCAGGCGAGGCA of the Thunnus maccoyii chromosome 9, fThuMac1.1, whole genome shotgun sequence genome contains:
- the si:dkey-174n20.1 gene encoding retinol dehydrogenase 14 — encoded protein: MYVLYTIIASLVSFLTLKWMKKRRYCTDLSRLDGKTVLITGGNSGVGKETAVAMAMRGARVIIACRDMDKAEKAVREIKFKSHNLNVLHMELDLANLHCVREFCKTFLQREKRLDILINNAGMPGVLDWTDDNFSMCFGVNHLGHFLLTNLLLPRLKESAPSRVVTLTCSSYKYQKLNFQDLNYNLLPFFTYCRSKLANIYFSQELARITEGKGVTSYAVHPGFVQSGWTCHYSILFRMLMQVVMWMFFVSCEVGAQTVIYCAVSDEVAKHSGGYFVDCRPTTLRPFARDAGVAKKLWEASERLVKLA